The following nucleotide sequence is from Halomonas chromatireducens.
GGGTCAAAAACAGAATGGATTCTATCGCAGCCGCATCGCAGACTGAAACACGCCCAAGGGCGAAACTCACACAGGAGTTTGACCGGTGTCGTACTTTGCACGACTTGATCGGGTAGCAATTTCTTCGGTGCGCCTCCGCGAGCGCCTCCTCGAAGGGGAGACCGGACGCTGGCGTGTCGAGGGGCTGGGTCCGCTGGAAGTTGAGGGTGACGGAAGCGTCGGCCGGCTGCTGATCGCCCATGGGGCGGGGGCTGGACAGGGGTCGCCCTTCATGAGCCAACTGCGTGGCAGTCTGGCGAAGCAGGGGGTGCAAACCCTGGCGATAGAGTTCGCCTACATGCAGCGAATGCAGAAAGAAGCCAAGCGTTTTCCGCCACCGCGCATCGATCGTCTGGTGGATGAAATGAGTGCCTGGTGCGACATTCTGACACATCCCGAACTGGGTAGCTTCTGGTTGGGCGGGAAGTCCATGGGCGGACGAGCTGCCAGCCTGCTGGCGGCCCGCGACCAGGCCGCAGGATTGATCCTGTGCGGTTACCCCTTCCATCCGCCGGGCAAGCCGGAAAGCCTTCGCCTTTCGCACTGGCCGCTGCTCGGCTGTCCGACCCTGGTGGTTCAGGGTAGCCGCGACCCCTTTGGCAACCGCGAAGAAGTCGAAAGCTATCGGCTGGGCGA
It contains:
- a CDS encoding alpha/beta family hydrolase, coding for MSYFARLDRVAISSVRLRERLLEGETGRWRVEGLGPLEVEGDGSVGRLLIAHGAGAGQGSPFMSQLRGSLAKQGVQTLAIEFAYMQRMQKEAKRFPPPRIDRLVDEMSAWCDILTHPELGSFWLGGKSMGGRAASLLAARDQAAGLILCGYPFHPPGKPESLRLSHWPLLGCPTLVVQGSRDPFGNREEVESYRLGDDVAVHLLEDGDHDWKPRRASGFTQEGLIEEAAGVIAAFMRQHSERH